In one window of Helianthus annuus cultivar XRQ/B chromosome 17, HanXRQr2.0-SUNRISE, whole genome shotgun sequence DNA:
- the LOC110921348 gene encoding cell division control protein 48 homolog B translates to MESSCSTNDVVKWRAEDAVAGNAEALQALRELITYPLLYSRQAKKLGLKWPRGLLLYGPPGTGKTSLVRAVVRECDAHLIVLSPHTVHRAQAGESEKVLRDAFSEASSHIKSGKPSVIFIDEIDAICPRRDSRRQQDIRVASQLIMLMDSSATSASGTKVVVVASTNRVDALDLALRRSGRFDAEIEVTTPNEEERLQILKLYTKKVPLDPSVNLEVIAALCNGYVGADLEALCREAAMCAVKRCSNVEEANVCSLLMDDWKIARSIVGPSITRGVTVEIPKVSWDDIGGLHNLKKKLKQAVEWPLKHSEAFEKLGVSPIRGILLHGPPGCSKTTLAKAAAHAAQASFFSLSGAELFSMYVGEGEALLRNTFHRARLVAPSIIFFDEADVVAAKRGTSSSGSTTVAERLLSTLLTEMDGLEEAKGILVLAATNRPHAIDNALMRPGRFDLVLYVPPPDLEARYEILRVHTRGMNIDNDVDLKQIAQETERFTGAELEGLCREAGIVALREDITATVIHNRHFQTVKSSLNPALTSEEIDSYASYRNIKSTWKPRLQVVYSGKPRTNNWLSVPVTMGVVGVIVVLGSLGYNMNYLKSPTSGKMVCT, encoded by the exons ATGGAGAGTAGTTGCAGCACGAACGACGTCGTAAAGTGGCGTGCAGAGGATGCCGTAGCTGGCAATGCAGAAGCTCTTCAAGCTCTACGAGAACTCATAACATATCCTCTTCTCTACTCTCGCCAAGCCAAAAAACTCGGCCTTAag TGGCCTCGTGGATTGCTGCTGTACGGTCCTCCTGGCACCGGAAAG ACTAGCTTGGTTCGTGCGGTTGTTCGTGAATGTGATGCACACTTGATTGTTCTGAG TCCACACACTGTTCACAGAGCCCAAGCAGGTGAAAGTGAGAAAGTTTTGCGGGATGCGTTTTCTGAAGCATCTTCACACATCAAATCTGGAAAACCTTCTGTTATATTCATAGACGAAATCGACGCTATCTGTCCCCGTCGTGATTCTAG AAGACAACAAGATATCCGTGTAGCATCTCAGCTTATCATGCTTATGGACTCAAGTGCTACATCAGCATCAGGGACAAAAGTTGTAGTGGTTGCATCAACCAACAG AGTAGATGCACTTGATCTTGCACTAAGAAGGTCAGGCCGATTTGATGCTGAAATCGAAGTCACAACTCCAAATGAGGAAGAACGCCTTCAAATTCTTAAG CTATACACAAAGAAGGTTCCACTGGATCCTAGTGTTAACTTGGAAGTGATAGCAGCGTTGTGCAATGGTTATGTTGGGGCTGATTTAGAAGCTTTATGTCGGGAGGCTGCTATGTGTGCAGTGAAAAGATGTTCAAATGTTGAAGAAGCTAATGTTTGCAGCTTATTAATGGATGATTGGAAGATTGCCAGGTCTATTGTGGGCCCAAGCATCACAAGAGGTGTTACTGTCGAAATTCCCAAGGTTTCTTGGGATGACATTGGGGGACTACACAATTTAAAG AAAAAACTGAAGCAAGCAGTTGAGTGGCCTTTAAAACATTCCGAAGCATTTGAAAAGTTGGGTGTGTCGCCTATACGTGGTATTCTTCTTCACGGACCTCCGGGATGCTCAAAAACTACTCTTGCTAAAGCAGCTGCTCATGCGGCTCAAgcctctttcttttctttaag TGGTGCAGAATTATTTTCCATGTATGTTGGAGAAGGTGAAGCATTATTACGTAATACATTTCATAGAGCTCGCCTTGTTGCACCAAGCATTATCTTCTTTGATGAAGCTGATGTCGTTGCAGCTAAACG AGGAACCAGTTCAAGTGGCAGTACAACAGTTGCAGAAAGACTTCTGTCTACTCTGCTCACTGAAATGGATGGCCTAGAAGAGGCTAAA GGAATACTTGTTTTGGCTGCCACTAATCGACCACACGCGATTGACAACGCTCTAATGCGACCTGGACGATTCGATCTC GTGTTATACGTACCCCCACCAGACCTAGAAGCCCGATACGAAATACTACGTGTGCATACGCGTGGCATGAATATCGACAACGATGTTGATCTCAAGCAAATAGCACAAGAAACCGAACGTTTCACAGGGGCTGAGTTAGAAGGTTTATGTAGAGAAGCTGGAATTGTAGCCCTTAGAGAAGACATAACCGCCACCGTCATACACAACCGTCATTTTCAAACCGTCAAAAGCTCGTTAAACCCGGCTTTGACCAGTGAAGAAATAGATTCATATGCATCTTATAGGAACATAAAATCTACATGGAAACCACGACTTCAGGTTGTGTATTCGGGTAAACCGCGCACGAACAACTGGTTGTCGGTTCCTGTTACGATGGGGGTTGTGGGTGTAATCGTGGTGTTAGGTTCATTAGGTTATAATATGAACTACTTGAAAAGTCCAACATCTGGAAAAATGGTCTGCACTTAA
- the LOC110922925 gene encoding probable 6-phosphogluconolactonase 1 has translation MAPQVLLIKDKMEVRIHECLDELSTDLADQIEELCEESIKDHGVFAVAISGGSIISLMRKLSEAPYKKTIDWSKWYIFWADERVVAKNHVDSNYKLAKDNLLSKLPIVPSHVYSINDSLTAEEAASEYEFVIRQLVKTRVVNVSNISDCPKFDLILLEVGADGHVASLFPNHPVLEEKNEWVTFIANAPKPPPERITLTLPVINSAANVIMVATGGVKAEAVRMAIDDMDPECSVLPARMIQPSVGKLVWFLDVEAASKLTRFS, from the exons ATGGCTCCTCAAGTGTTGTTGATCAAAGATAAAATGGAAGTGAGGATTCATGAATGTTTGGATGAACTTAGCACGGATTTGGCTGATCAGATAGAAGAATTATGCGAAGAATCGATCAAAGATCATGGAGTTTTCGCCGTTGCTATATCTGGTGGATCGATCATTAGCTTGATGAG GAAACTCAGTGAAGCTCCCTATAAGAAGACGATTGATTGGTCTAAATGGTATATATTTTGGGCTGATGAACGTGTTGTGGCCAAAAATCATGTTGATAGCAACTACAAGCTTGCCAAGGATAATCTTTTGTCAAAG TTACCTATTGTTCCAAGCCATGTATATTCCATCAATGATTCTCTCACCGCAGAAGAAGCAGCAAGCGAGTACGAGTTTGTCATCCGCCAGCTAGTCAAGACACGGGTAGTCAACGTTTCCAACATCAGCGACTGCCCCAAGTTTGACCTGATCCTTCTCGAAGTGGGCGCAGATGGCCATGTTGCCTCTCTTTTTCCTAACCACCCGGTCCTTGAAGAAAAAAACGAATGGGTGACCTTTATCGCCAACGCACCAAAACCACCGCCTGAAAGAATCACCCTCACCCTGCCGGTAATCAACTCTGCCGCAAACGTGATAATGGTGGCAACAGGCGGAGTGAAAGCAGAGGCTGTGCGCATGGCTATCGATGACATGGATCCCGAATGCTCGGTTTTGCCAGCTAGGATGATTCAACCTAGTGTAGGGAAATTGGTGTGGTTTTTGGATGTTGAGGCTGCTTCAAAGCTCACAAGGTTTTCTTAG